The following are encoded together in the Glycine max cultivar Williams 82 chromosome 8, Glycine_max_v4.0, whole genome shotgun sequence genome:
- the LOC100526880 gene encoding uncharacterized protein LOC100526880 (The RefSeq protein has 2 substitutions compared to this genomic sequence) — translation MDSSSGHQEFDYLFKLLMIGDSGVGKSSLLLSFTSDAFEDLSPTIGVDIKVKYVMMGGKKLKLAIWDTAGQERFRTLTSSYYRGAQGIIMVYDVTRRDTFTNLSEIWAKEIDLYSTNQDCIKMLAGNKLDKDGDRVVTKKEGIDFAREYGCLFIECSAKTRVNVQQCFEELVLKILDTPSLIAEGSKGVKKNIFKDRPPQSDASASSCC, via the exons ATGGATTCGAGTTCGGGGCATCAAGAATTCGATTATTTGTTTAAGTTGTTGATGATTGGAGACTCTGGGGTTGGCAAGAGTAGTCTTCTTCTCAGTTTCACCTCCGATGCTTTTGAAGATCTCTCCCCCACTATCG GTGTTGATTTTAAGGTCAAATATGTGATGATGGGGGGTAAAAAGCTGAAGCTTGCAATTTGGGATACTG CTGGTCAGGAGAGATTCAGAACACTGACAAGTTCTTACTACAGAGGGGCACAAGGAATCATCATGG TTTATGATGTAACCCGGCGAGATACATTTACAAATCTTTCTGAAATATGGGCAAAGGAAATAGACCTTTATTCAACTAATCAAGATTGCATCAAGATGCTTGTTGGAAACAAACTAGATAAG GACGGTGATAGAGTTGTGACAAAGAAAGAGGGAATAGACTTTGCCAGGGAATACGGTTGCCTATTTATTGAATGCAGTGCTAAAACTCGAGTTAATGTTCAGCAATGCTTTGAAGAGCTTGTTTTGAAG ATTCTGGATACACCTAGCCTCATAGCCGAGGGCTCAAAGGGTGTTAAAAAGAACATTTTCAAGGACAGGCCACCCCAGTCTGATGCATCCGCAAGTAGTTGTTGCTGA